The Lolium rigidum isolate FL_2022 chromosome 1, APGP_CSIRO_Lrig_0.1, whole genome shotgun sequence region ACGCGTCTATGAAAATCCCACGAGAGAAATTCGCTCAGCTCCCGCCATTATTCACCCCCTATTTACACAGCCGCGCCTCACCGGAAAATCCCCCGCCAGCATTTCCCCCTTTCGAGCTCTTCGTCCAGGGCAACTTCTCACAGACAAGAAGGTAAGCGACTCCATCTTCCCGGCCAGTGTAGCTCCGCCGCGGGAGGTCATCTTCCTCATCCTCGCAGGCATGTCGACTTCGTCCGCCTCGTCCAACTACCAGATCCATGTGAGTGACATAGAACCCTAGCTTACATCTGTTTTTTTAGGCTTGTTTGCTTAGATCTAGAGGTTGTTGGTTCATTCTAGAGCTTAGTTTCTTGCATACATAGAATTTGCTTCTCACAGGAGTTTGTGTTTGTAATTTAGCTTCAGATTAGATTGGAGAAGGAGAAATTTTGTTGGGAAAATTAGTATAGATTGGATTGGATGAGAAATATACAGCAGTAGATCACCAACTGACCAACCAGAGGACGCACGCACGGGCGCAGCCATTCGTTGAGGCAAAACGACACCGGACACGCGGCGCACCGCCACCAACGCGTGCACGACTGCGCGCTACTCTGCTCCGTGGCGCCAAGATAACAGAAACAGAGTGCCCGCCACCTCCCACTATAAATTGCCCAGCCAGCGCCAAGACGCAAGCACACACTCAGCTCCTTCGCTCGCTCCCCGGCCTCATCTTCCCAATCACGACACACTGTTTGTTTGCTACAAGAAGAGGCATCGACCTCCAATGGCGACCTCCGCGCTAGCGCTGCTCGATCAGACTCTGCCgttcggtggcggcggtggctcgGACAGGCTCAGCAAGGAGATCTTCTCCATCCTGGAGTCCAACTTCCTGTTCGGCGCGCAGACGCCGGAGCTAGGCGCGGGCCGCGTGCGCGTGCTCTCCATCGACGGGGGCTCCGACGGCGGCGCGCTTGCCGCGGCCGCCCTCGTCAGGCTCGAACGGCAGCTGCAGGAGCTCTCCGGCAACCCGGCCGCGCGCGTCGCGGACTACTTCGACCTGGCGGCCGGGTCCGGCGCCGGCGGGTTCCTCGCGGCGGCGCTTTTCGCGCGCCGGATGACCGCGGAGCAGGCGCGCGACGTCGTGGCCAAGAACCGGAAGGTGTTCTCTGGGCGCGCTGGCCGCGGCGGGCTCTTTTCCTCGCGGCCGGAGGCGGTGTTCAAGAAGGTGTTCGGGGACCTCACCGTGAGGGACGCGGCCAAGCCGCTGCTGATCCCCTGCTACGACATGGCCACGGCGGCGCCGTTCGTCTTCTCCCGCGCCGACGCCGTCGAGGCCGAGGCGTTCGACTTCCCGCTCTGGCAGGTCTGCGCGGCGGCCTGCGGCGTTGGGCCGGCCGAGGTGGCGTCCCTCGATGGGCGGACCAGACTGCGCAccgccggcgcgggcggcgcgggcgtgGCCAACCCGACGTCCGTGGCCGTCACCCACGTGCTCCACAACAAGCAGGAGTTCCCCTTCGCCGCCGGCGCCAGCGACCTCATCGTGCTCTCGCTCGGCGGGAACGCTGCCTCGGACCACCGCACGTCCTCCTCCTCTAGCATCCTCCGCATCGCCAGCGCGTGCCAGGCCGACATGGTACGTCCTCCATTAATTCTTCAGCATTCATGGCACGGACAGAATCGTACTGTCGTCACGTACGCTGGGCTAAACAGGACTGTGGGTGCCCGTGCTGCTTTTCAGGTGGACCAAGCAGTATCAATGGCGTTCGGAGAGAACAGAGCAACCAACTACATCCGCATCCAGGTAAATATAAACTGTTATTAACACCGGGTTCTTACCACTGAATTATTTGAGCAAAGCTAACTCTTCGTTGTGTTGTCTCCTCAGGGCAACGGCATTGCTGCAggagcgacggcggaggcggcgatGGCGGAGCGGGGTGTGGAGTCGGTGCTGTTCCGGGGCAAGAAGCTGATGCCGGAGACCAACGGCGAGCGGCTGGACGGCGTGGCGGAGCAGCTGGTGCGGGAGCACCGCCGGAGGATGGACAGCAAGACGCCCGTGGTGCTCATCAAACCGTCGGCGACACCCcggacgtcgtcgtcgtcagCGTCCACGCTCATCACCGTCTCCTCGTCGGAGTCGCCCTGAAGACCGGCGAATAGACGACGCTGATTAATTAACTAGCTTTGGTTTCTGAGTTATTTATTCGTCGCTTGGCTTTTAGTTTAGCGCGGCGCCGGCACTAGCTAGAGTGTGTGTTTTGGTTGCCAGCCGGCGCCGCCGCAGCCCATGGCGCTGGCTCCCGGCCcgggccgcagccgcagccgccgaTGACGATGAGCGCGCGTGCGCGGGGCCGTGGAAGAAAGAGGAGAGTGGTCGAGTGAAATGTGAAAGATTTGTACTAGCTAGGAAATTAATAGCGAGACGTGCGTGTGCGTGTGCTGCTGCAACTACGATGGAATGTACCGTAGCTTGTCCGGTGCTTCGAATGGAATACTACGAATCGGCGTGGCTTTGCTGGTAAAACAATGATAATTATCGTGCCATTTGTCCAAAGAACTGCGCAACTTTGCCCCGTCAGCCGAAGATAGCCGACGCCTCCCCTTTAGCCTCCTCCTTCTCCGACCAGTTTCAAGTGGGGAATTGATCTGtgcgagaagtctttaataaaaatAGTGTTTTCAGTAATTATGTTAGAGTTTCGGTAGCCGTTTTTTTGTTGGTTTCTCATCAATGGGAATggtatcgtctgcaataagtgatcttcggcctttcgttcgacgaTGAGATCTCTTTCCCCGCGTCAATGATGGTGTTGGAAGATTACAGTTCTCTAGGTATGtgccttcagatcttgcttcgacagatcgattttggatttctcaaggttgccgcgaggaggattatcctcacaGGTTTTGTCCCGGCTGATAAGTCCTTGACAATGGTGATTCTTAATCGCGGCTCTCCAGCGGCATGGACAAGGTTGGTCGATTGTTATtctctgacatactggtgttggtactcttgtcgatgttgattgactactttaatggtcgTGTGCATCCACA contains the following coding sequences:
- the LOC124684466 gene encoding patatin-like protein 3, yielding MATSALALLDQTLPFGGGGGSDRLSKEIFSILESNFLFGAQTPELGAGRVRVLSIDGGSDGGALAAAALVRLERQLQELSGNPAARVADYFDLAAGSGAGGFLAAALFARRMTAEQARDVVAKNRKVFSGRAGRGGLFSSRPEAVFKKVFGDLTVRDAAKPLLIPCYDMATAAPFVFSRADAVEAEAFDFPLWQVCAAACGVGPAEVASLDGRTRLRTAGAGGAGVANPTSVAVTHVLHNKQEFPFAAGASDLIVLSLGGNAASDHRTSSSSSILRIASACQADMVDQAVSMAFGENRATNYIRIQGNGIAAGATAEAAMAERGVESVLFRGKKLMPETNGERLDGVAEQLVREHRRRMDSKTPVVLIKPSATPRTSSSSASTLITVSSSESP